One Carettochelys insculpta isolate YL-2023 chromosome 1, ASM3395843v1, whole genome shotgun sequence genomic window, GCATATCATCTGAAGGGAGAAGCTAAACTGGCCTGCTTAGGCTGAGTctttgatgggagaaacacagtgggagcagggagctggtcaCCCTGGAAATACCCTGGTTAGCAAAGAAAGAGATACCGGCTCCACCCAAGAGAGGTGATTGCTGAAGAGACTGGAGTGGCTTTTCTGTCTGGATCACAGAGGGGGAACACAGGTACAGTTGCTATGAATtgataaatatttccattttacatgCTTTGAGCAGTGAAACAGTTAATTGgtgttttaaaatattgctgGTGTCTGACCGAGCAGTCATTGAAATAAATAAGAGAGTTCACAAACCAGAGCAACTATTTTAGGCTCTTTGCAAACTCAAGTTACTATTACTGCATCACTTATGCTCAGGCCCCATGGTCAAGGTTTTCTTCAAAGTCATAACAGCTGCTAGATTGTTATTTTGGGATTTTAAATTAAACCTGAGGATCTGGTGAACAAATGAGAGGCTTTTCCACCTCTCCCCTGGCTACCTCCTGAATCCCAAAGGGAATGTTCTGCAAAATGCTAATTAAAACACTTTGCACAATAATCAACATAAAAAAATTCAGAATACGAATTCCAAGTGTATATTATGTATGAAAAATACGGTAAATAAGCCATACAGTTCACTTCACAGTAATCTAAACAACTGTTAAAAACCTGAAAAGGAAAGTCAACAAAAAATAATGCAATTCGAAAGGTTAACAAACAAAATTATCCCAATGTAGTGCATCTGCCTCCTTTATTAAGACTTAGTTGACTTTTTAGCAACTTCTCATCACGATGTCCAGAGGGAACAGCATTAAAGGTGACCAAGTACTTTATCCTTAAATATCAGAGGGGGCTCCTCCTTTACCTCCGCTGATCCCAGAAATACTTGTGGGAGGTTCTAATTCTAGGAATCATTTTCTACTGCAGCCAAAGAGTTAGCTAAGACAGGGCATGCATTACACTCTCTGTAGACGACCAGATATTGCCATTTACAGAGTGTCCTGCACCAAGGCATAAGTACCTTTgaaaaacaacatttaaaaagttAACCTCTGAAAGAAGGAAATCAGAAATCCTTTTCAAGGGTACAAATCCCCAGAAAGTTCCATGTTCAAGAGGCTCTCAGAGTGCTTGAAATTCTACCATATTTGATACACGTTCTGGTTGCCAGCTATCCTGACGCTTGATctcactccactgaagttaatgacacACTCCCACAGATGCCAATGGTACAGATTAAAATAATACTAATTAAAGTCCCTGTCACCTCAGGGGCAATCTTGACAGGCATTTATTTAGAAACAACTCTGTGGGTATCATTCTGAATCTTCTCTTCTGCCTCCCATGGTATTATTAGCATgattaggcctggtctacatgtaAAACATACAATGGCACAGCTCAGTCAGGGGTGTGTCACACCCAAGCACCCTACAGTGATACAGCTACCCTGACAACCCACCTGTGTTTGTATGCTCATAGAAGAGGGGCTTTGTTGGCATAGCCATTGTCACTGAGGATGGTAGAGTTACTACACTGCCAGAACAACTCCTGTGTCAATATATGCTGCATCGACACTAGGAATCTGTGCCCAGCACAGGCTGTGTTGTTTTAGTTGCTCTCCTCAGTCTTCCTCCTGCAAAGCCCCAATCATCTCCACAGCAACTATGCCTTGTAGCTGTGTCACTGCAGCATCATAGAGTGGTTGCTTTCTCCATCCATGGAAAGGGTTTCTCAGTCAGTGGAGACACGGATTAACTACAAGAGGCAAGGTCACTAAAAGAAGTCTTGCTTTGACTGAGGTACATCTACACAGGGAGATAGGTCAACTTCATTATGTTATATGGGGCACAACATTTTTTGACAGCCCTGAGTGATGCAGGTAAGTTGTTacaattttaagtgtagaccaggcctatgtTTACAACAGGGAGATTATTCTGCTGTGACTGTACCACTATACTGAAAGCAGCacaactttctagtgtagacaaggtttTAGTAGCCTACCCTCTTTTCccacccatccacacacaaaaccttggtattatttttttaaacagaagaacAATCCCAGAACTAAGCAAAACTGTCTCTGTGTCTTTGTTTTCTTTGGTTGTGTAAAAACACTGGGCAtacaaaagcttttttaaaaattcaacaaTTATACAATTGACACTGTTCTCTCAAACTTTTTCATGTATCTTTTCTACTTTCATAAACAATCTATCCAGTTCATTCCTTAGGTCATCCACCAAACTCTTCACAGACTCCACGTTATTCTCATTAGTTTCTATTTTCACTGAATAAGCAACTAAACTATCTACTGCAGTTCTTATCATTTTCAAGTCAGATTCTACTTGGTTGACAGAAGATCTTAATTCGTCTACAGAGCCTTCTACAGATGACAGTTTTTCAAGATAGTCTTGAGACTGTGCTTGGCCCATCTGAGGCTTTtcttgatccagcaaagcactaaCTTGTTTCTGGATGTTGTGAAGTGCCTCAGCAGAGTCTGGTAGGTCACTCACACTTCTTCTCAGTTCCTCAATGTCATTGTATAATGAGAGCTGAGATTCACTAAGGCTTCTCACAGTGTCTGTTATTGAACCTATATCAACCTCTGAGTTACTATGCAGAGATGCAATGACTTCCTCTAGAGTAGCTAGCTTGCTTTCATACTGTCCGTGCTTAGAAAGAAGTGATTCCATCTTTTCAGTCTGTTGAGCATCAGTAGAGCTTAGAGACTGAAAACTGTCTTCTACAGCTCTGAATCTGGATTCAAAGACATCACTATTCTTTTCAAGGGTGTCTAACACGTTTTTGTAGAGTAcattttcttcctgtttgttcaggtTGGCTTTAATTTGCTGTAAATCTTCATCAAGTCTTTTAATCTCATCAGGCAGCTGCATAATGGATTCTTCAGcttgaagaactttcttttgaaAAGCTTCTAATGAAAGGTGTTCTGTGTCTGCAGTCTCTTTGAACTTCTCAAGTTCCTGTTTGAGGTTGACTAATTCTTTGACTTCAGTATAAACATCAGATTCCATGGACTCTATTGTACTTTTCAGAGACTCAATGGCCTTTTCTTTGGTTTTCATGGATGTTTGCATCTCATCAACAGCATCTTTCAGTGCCTTTAATTCATGTTTATACACATCTGTTTCTCCCAGTGAAGCCACTTTTGCTTTCATATCACTGATTTCATTTTGGCTCCTTTTCTGGACTTCAGTGAATATGGCAATGTTATCATTGATAGATCTGGTCAATTCTGTTAATCTTTCCTCCACTGTGTTTTCAAGCGACATGAAGTCTCGTTCTCTTGCATCCTTTACCACATGGATGCCATCAGACAGGTCTTTCAGGATTTCATTCTGTAGTTTTTGAAGAACTTCACTGATTCGGTTTATTTCATTCTCCCCTTGCTTAACAGTCTTGTCTGTAACTTCTTGCTTATGCTGAACACTTTTCATCATGGATTCTAAACCCTCAAATGTGGCTTGAAGAGAATGCACCTGAAAATCAGAAATACATGTTTGCAATTTAAATATGTTAGTTCACAAGAATGTCACTATTGAATTATTTATAATCCTCATTATTGTCATACTTCAGCACCTCAGAATCTTTAGTGTTCCCTCCCTTATAGCACTATTACCAccaaatgggaaactgaggcacaaggaaaCAAAAACTTGGGCTACAGTAAAAAGTTATACAAGCACAGCTGTGTGGGAGAGAGGTGTGAAAAAATTACAACCCTGACtaacataagaaaaaaaaaaacaagaagccctgtagcaccttagagactaaccgatttattagagcataagcttttgtgagtaaaacccacttcatcagatgaactggagtggaaatacaaagccAGGTACATACATAAGACaattactgcaaaagaaagaagttacAATGAATTATAAATAAGGGTACTACGTCAGGGTGACTGGCTATTCAGTGTATCTGATGGGGAGATGTGAATATCTATGGAGGGGAAGTAGCTTCTGTAGAGTGTTAACCAATTTAGAACCTTATTGGTTACACACTCTACAGAGGGGACTTCCCCTTGATGAATGTTCACATCTGTTCCAACACTGGCAGAATAATTCCTTCTGTTggtataggctgcatctacatgaagGAGCTATGCTGGCACAGTCATGCCTGACAAGGGATATGCACGGGGCTCTATGCCCTGGGGCCACACTAAAGAGACAGTGTCTGGAGCAAGCTCTATTCAACAGCTCATGGGCAAGGCTGGTGACAGATTTTGCCTGGCCTGGGCAAGATGCAGGGGGAGGGTGGCTCCAGGCtcctcaggtggaagaggtgaggctggggctAGTCTCTtccacccagccctcagcaccacccatcCCATgctgcacagagctccagcagcaataTAAAGGCTGTATTTCAATCTTCACAAATGTTACAGTGGCACATTCTGCGACCACTAAATTTACACCATGTAAAAAAccaaagcaattttaaaaattcCAACCAAGTTCAGTGAGGATCCTGTACACTGAACTCTGATGTGTTTTGGCTGCGTGACAGTGCTGTGCAACGCATGCTACAGGAATCCTGGAGACACTGTCTGGACAATTCTCCACTACACACGTGAAGCGTTGTTTAATCAGTAATGCCACATGGTCTGCTGGGTTTACTGATTAGACAAACTGCTTCAGAGCTGGTTTCATTTTGTAAGTAACATTATTAAATggatttacattaaaaaaaaaagtcttctttttCACCGTAAAAGGCCAAGTCCTGAAGACTGTATTCAGATTTTAAGCCTGCAAACACTTCTCACATGAGTTAGCTAATTAGTTAAATTACTAACGAGACTAAATTATTCAGATGCATGTTTGCAGGTTTGAGTGCTCAGGCTGAACCTCACTTGCTTTCAACAGGAATCTGAGCTGAGTAATGACTGCAGAATTTGGCCAAAAGTATTTTAATTTTGCTTTAAATGCAAATATTAACTGATATACTGTTAACTGGTGTAAGTAACCATCAAACTTTACAGGTGATCTGCAAAGGAAACAGttttactatgttttttttttttcctggggagaAGCAGAGATGGAATAAAAGGTTTCTCCCaatcctccatttttttttcaaagtctatTTAAAAAACACAAGGAATAATATATCTATTTCTTGTATTGCTGGAGTACCAAAGGATTAgagagggttgggtttttttttgttgttgttgttttttggggttttttccaCCCCAGCATTCTATTGAAGGGGTAAGAGTATTTGAATCTTTAACAAAGACAGTCTTTCTCCCAAACATTTATCAGGTGCCTGATGTAAACAGGTGTTACCAAAAAGCAAAGTTCTAAATAGTCTGTTCAAAGATCCTATTAACTTTCAACTGCTCACATTTCAGTCTAATGTGTGTATGTTATCATCTCATTGGTTGTTCAGTTGCTTAAGAAAAATAGGGTTGATAAGACGTGGTATTTCTAACAGAAAaatgggctggggggggtgggggtggaaaaaGAGTCTAGCCCACTCATCTACGTGCCTTATCCCTGTGTCCTCAATGAGTCATCCCAGGTCTCCTTTACATAGCATATGGAGCGAAAAAGGATGACAGGGACAAACCCTTTTCCATCACAGGCTGCTTTGAAAACTTAGAGGAGTGATTTCTTTTTAAGCAGTTTGTACCTGATATCTTGAAACAAGAAACAAATTAAATGAGAAAATACAGATAATGATGCAGCACAAGTTGGTACGTGGGAACAGTTATTAAACTGAAAGAACCACATTATCAGTGGCTACTGCCCAGTCATTTTTCAGCTCAGTTTTGCTATACACAGGATTTTTTCATAAGAAAATTATTTATTCTGTATTTCTTTAAAGTTGTCACACCACACTccctggccatggctacactacccctcccttttggagggggcatgtaaattatgtccatttgaaaatgcaaatgaggcactgatatgaatattgtgcctaatttgcatatggCTAGTGGGGGATTCTCTATTGTTTTAAGTCTTTAAATCATAATTTGAGAACTTCAGTAGTTCAGCCAGAGGTTGCTGGTTTATTACAGGCGAGGGTgagtgaagttctgtggcctgcaacatgCAGGTCACAGCAGATGATCGTTAAGGCCAGAAATGACCATCCTAGCAATGAGACAGATCCACACCCTCTTTCTGGGCACAGAGAGAGGGGTACGTGTTGGGGCCTGGTAGAATGGAGCTCCACTATGCCTGACCGTGATGTCCTTGTGGACCGCATGCCAACTGATATAGGTTGAAGCTGTCCCTCCCATTTTTAATTTACAGCAGGGTGATGTAGCTGAGGAGCTCTGATGCAAAGCCATAGCCATGAGTGGGCCTGAAAGAGCTGTGGCCTGCCAGCCCATCCCCAACTTTGGCTCTGCTCCCGCCAGGGTGCAGGACCTGGCCCCCCTCTGCCTAGTACTCTAGCTAGGGtgagggagcagggttgggggcctTCCCTGCTCTGCTTACCAATGCTCCTGCCAGGGAACTGGGCACAGCAAGACCTGCAATCCCGCTCTCCAGATAGAGCACTAGGTGGGCAGGGGAAGCAAGGCAAGCCCCtgatccctccccccagcaggagTGCCCGGTGGGCAGAGCTGGATGAGCCCTGAGTGCCAGgcatgggggcagagtggggatggAGAGGCACAGGTGCACATGTTACAGTCCCCTCCCCATTTTTACAGAGGCCCTTGACCAGAGCATCTATCCTGCCCTCCGCCAAGCCTGGATCAGGGGGAAAAGGCAGCCCCCTTGCTCCTACCCCTCCATCAttgcccatccacccacccatgcCACTGCTCTAATGTTGACAAAAAATCAAGTCCATGGTAGTCAAGCTAGACCAATTTCTAATGTAATTAATCTTGATATAAACTCAGCCATTGTTTAGCCTAAATGTGTGATCTCGCCCCCACAGGAGCCCTTTGGAAGCAAGTTATAAaacccccaacttcaaaataacagctcaAATTTGCTCCAGCACAAAGATCTGGAACGGTTTTCATTTGAATAGAGGCTGAAAAGTCTAGGGCTGTTCAGCTTAGAACAGCGAtgactgggggagtgggggtggctcACATGATAAATGTCTGTAACAGCATGAATGCTGTGGAAAGAGTGGATTAAGAGTTGTGCATCTAGCTGTGCCTCCCAAGGCATGGATTTCAGTCAACAGCCCTTCAAAGGCTTAGTGTCACATATAAGACAGAAAAATATTCTTCTACTAacaaccagcattccctgtaagctgtacgcttgtgcggccactcaggagagattcaaatgctacccagctgattagcacagctggggttttgtgtttctgttggtggtacacacatgcacataaacatttattttgcacatggacggaaaagattagcgggaacactgTTAACAACTAGTTTTCTCCTTTAACCGGTCCTATTAATACCTCAAATCATCTTAGTGCCTTTCTAAATAGTGCTGTACTAAAATAATCTTTGCCCCTTTGTCAACTGTGCTACACTACAAAGACTAACTACAATTTTCCACCTCATTTCCTTTCCCTTCTCAGAGCTGATGTGAATAGCAGATGGGCTTATATAACTcttccttctgacagtgactctgTATGGCAAAAGACCAGGGGGTGGAGTTTCCTCCAAGCAGCCCCAACTGGCAGTGCTAGATAGGTGCATCCCAGGATGCCACAGAGATGTAAGGCTGTGAATTGATGATAAGCCTTTTTACTCATGTGCACCAACAGAAAAATAGACAGGGCAAATGAGTTTGTGTGTTACACTGACATGCTATGTGATCTCTTCCCTCTGCCTTTTACCCATACGTTAGAACGTCATGTTTTTCAGCCGTTCCTGATATACATGCAGGTGCAGTCTTACTGCCCTTTGAAAACAGAACACAGATAAGAATATAACAGCTGCCATACTGGATTAGACCACGATCCTTGTCCAGGAGCCTATCTCCCTGGTGATCTGTACCAGAGCTTCAGAAGGAGCTTACCTAGAGCAGGGCAATTTTGGAGTCATCCACTCATCATCTGCTCCAGACTTCTGGTAGTCAGAGCTTTAGAATCTTCCTGAGCACGGCTGCATTCCTGACCATCTTAGCTAATACCTGCTGAAGGACTTATCCTCTAAGAATTTACCCAATTCTTCTCTTCACCCAGTTATACTTTTCACCATCAAATCATCCCATGACAGTGAGTCCCCCAAGAcagctgtgtgaaaaaaatacttcctctTTTTTGGATTAAACCTGCAGCCTATTCATTTCATCAGGTGACCCCGGTTTGTGTGTTGTAGGAAAGGGTAAACAATACTTTTGTCTTTACTTTTTCCACAACATTCATGATTTCTTAGATCTTTATCTCAGCCCCTGCTTAGTCACCTCTTTTCTGAACTGAGCAGCCTTAATCCTCTCTCCTTCTAAGGAAGCTATTCCAAAACCTCGAGCATCTttgctgcccttctctgaactttctccagttCTACTATATAGTAGGGTCTCGACATTCACAAGTGCCACATTCGCAAAGtcaattatttgcgagtggcCTCACTTCCCTAGGGCTCCAGGACcaggagcactggtggctgccgcGGGCTCCCCTGGGCTCCGGGGCTGGGAGcgcctgtggctgccacttcccagggctctgggccctgcccccccacccccaaacacacattagcgaaaaatcaacatttgtgagggttctgaatgaacacagaaccctcacaaatgttgagaccctattgtATTCTTTCTGAGACAAGGtaaccagaactggacatagtattcaAGTTGTCAGCATACCCTGGGTAGCTGATTACATGAACAAATGATGTTTTAAGTATCTCCTAGAGCCCTGTATACACTTGTGATTTTGCCCGTAGCAATCCAGAGATGAAGGGAGAACATTATACACATTCCTAGGCTTGTCAGTACTCACGACAAACCAAGGCTAGGCTTTGTAAAGGAACCTCAGGCAACTAAACtcccaaatgccattgttttttaaaatctcactcTAAGTATTCAAACCAGTGGAGTGATGCTCCTTCTTCCAATAAACCTTCCTTCTTTTTGATAAGCAGGGGAAGCATAAGACAGACACTGCCTAGTGTTACAGGACCTGAACTTGAGtttccctctttcaaaaaaatctctttttaaaagtcttgttgttacagaaaaaaaaatattagctTGGGACATGATGGTTGTAACAGTCTTAAAGGTCCAAGCTACTGTGACCACACACTTATCGTCCCTGCAATGTTTACGCTACAGTGACACCACCGCATCATTCCTACCATAGACATACTGCTAAAAGAAATCTACCTTCTGGAAGTGCTGCTAAGAGAGGGGAAGTAACTATAATGTTATCTTGGATCTCTCTTTTGTGCTCACACAGAGAACACACTCAAAGCAGCCAGATCCTGTCTGGTGAGTCAACAGATGACAGAAATTGGTCTGAATTGTGTTGCTAAGAGTTTCATGGATCAGGATTCCTCTTAGCTGGGATTAAAGGGAATAAAACAGCTAGAGCACGAATAGGGTTGTGGCTATGGCATTGGACCTGGCTTCTTTCTTGGCTCTGCCATAGGCTGTGTGCAAGACCTGGGCCAAACTACTTTATCTGGCTGAGCCAGAGctccctatggctgtgtctaaatTGCTGGCAACTGTGGGCAAAAGATAGgcaaattgtgcaatgtatttgcgtatcttctgtcaacagttccCTCAGGAGAGGCCTTTCCAACGCCTGGCCTGTCCATACAGGGCCAAACATcacaaaaagcccctctgttgagGCATCCCTTCTGCCTCGTGGAAAGAGGTGTAAagggatgtcgacagaatgctcctgaccagcagatctcttccgagagatctgcagtctggacatgcgGTCTGTTgataaaacatctgttgacagaagttttgtcacagaaGCCTTCAGTCTAGACAAGggtttcccagcctatgggtcaggacccaaacatgggtcacgattacatttgaaaagggttGCTGGCTGAGCAGCTCCACAGGTGACTCTTAAGCAGCCATTCACATTGAAGTggtactcaacttcttaattggattaacagctatCAAGCAGTTAggccaatcaattacattgagaaccatttcagctgcagggcagagagctgcatacctgaggagcagtgcccagctcaggtgaggtgtggggcctgggtcCAAGATTGGGAAAGAGgccagagctgatcagctccctagCTTTCAACTTCTGCAGGAGGTgaggttcctccagccccagcagggttcctgcagctggtgctgccggctggggcagaggtggctTCCAACCGTGGGGGGTTGGGGGccctaccccagccctggctcccacagctggggctgccagtttCCAGCCACAGCATTGGAGTGCTGGGTTTCCCACGGGTGACACTGCTGGCCAGAGCTTCgccccagctgccttccagctgCAAGAGTCAGGGttccctctgcttccagctggcactgctggccagggctccatgccctagccagcttccagctgtgggggtcaagggtccctgtgcctccccatgcctcctccagccctgagtgtgactcccctagcacCCACCCGCCTCgggtgtgactcccctagccccctccagccccgagTGAGTCCTAGCCCCTGAGAGTGAATCCCCTAGCCCCTAAGTGTGAGTTTCAGCCAGGGGGAGAAGTTTGGGGATGaatgtctttccaccaccacaactctgattaactataataaatgtagtgttattttatgaaGATACTTCCCCTTTTCCTATTAAATAActgttatgaatatataaacatgaggggacacaattttatcctcttgcctcaggtgcaaaattagctagttacagctctcCGCTCCCTCTACcccaccaagtcttcctgaatagtcaaaatgggtccccacctggaaaaggctgggaaccgctggtctagaTGTAGTCTATCCGTGAAGTGCAAAAATACTTAATTTCTTCACAGGGTCATCCACTCAGGGATGTTGCAAATGTGACTCACAAAAGTCTATGAGGTACTGAAGTGATGAACACCACAGAAAATGCAATAAATAATTATGTAACTACCTAAGTTCTTACACCATAGCCACACATCATACTCCTGTGTCACGCACACCCAGCTATTGATTCCAGTATATCCCTTTCCACAAATAGCTTTACACAAATATTAGACAAATTAAAATGTCATGCTTGTCAAGCTCATCAGTTCCCCATGAACTTGAAATCCAGTCACCATGAAAAACTGAGTTCGTTCTAGGACCTGCCCATCTTGCAATGCAGGTCTACAATCACATTCATTTGTATGTGTTTTCATTTCCCCTGTAGCTGCAAGTAAGGCCCACACAAACAAGAAACTGACCATCTAAGCCCCCTATCCTGCACACCAACCCACCTATGCAGACTCTTCCACTTACAGGGAAGATCAGCTCAAAGTGGATCAGCTCAAAGTCTGAGGCGATACTGATAACCCAGGGGAAACAGTGAATGACTACACATTGGG contains:
- the CKAP4 gene encoding cytoskeleton-associated protein 4 → MSAARQRSAKGAERGAQPGAADDVAKRPQAQAPAKGGKAAAVGARPSACSPARVVQLLFGLALVAAAAFAGWGVRHLLGEVRQLGLHHEGAARQREELAHALQGVVEKVHSLQATFEGLESMMKSVQHKQEVTDKTVKQGENEINRISEVLQKLQNEILKDLSDGIHVVKDARERDFMSLENTVEERLTELTRSINDNIAIFTEVQKRSQNEISDMKAKVASLGETDVYKHELKALKDAVDEMQTSMKTKEKAIESLKSTIESMESDVYTEVKELVNLKQELEKFKETADTEHLSLEAFQKKVLQAEESIMQLPDEIKRLDEDLQQIKANLNKQEENVLYKNVLDTLEKNSDVFESRFRAVEDSFQSLSSTDAQQTEKMESLLSKHGQYESKLATLEEVIASLHSNSEVDIGSITDTVRSLSESQLSLYNDIEELRRSVSDLPDSAEALHNIQKQVSALLDQEKPQMGQAQSQDYLEKLSSVEGSVDELRSSVNQVESDLKMIRTAVDSLVAYSVKIETNENNVESVKSLVDDLRNELDRLFMKVEKIHEKV